One region of Termitidicoccus mucosus genomic DNA includes:
- a CDS encoding DUF11 domain-containing protein → MNMTNTTPSSSATARRRSCLRVAFALLVLASFALFAHAAAPLVNTAIGNQASATYKDDSGVERTVLSNTVTTLVQQVYDLDLKQDNARTSNPGGQVFFPHTVTNLGNGIDTFTLGAVDGGGATTLGSIAIYIDADGDGNPDNFTSIGTTGPLAAGASFRFIVAATVPPGATVGSAGTVTVTATSTNGGDTPIVETNTDTVTLTNDAVLQVTKAATRGSGLPGTPVKYTITYRNIGNSAATNLKITDIIQPGLTYVDGSARWSVNPTQTLTDASADTEAVSGIDYNFVGTTATFVIASVAPGVSGYVTVEVTVDAGQAPGTITNTADYEFETGSGPTTVPLTSTNTVPFEVLPEVSLTFEGPATPLEPVPASGSVSFNNVLTNNGTGTDTFNIVVDTAGLGTAGKFPAGTTFQLFKSDRATPLTDTNGDGIPDTGPVAANGTYTVVLRANIPGNAAATDTTLSVTKTATSTVNPIQSAPATDTIAGITGAGVDLLGQSPATDGLGDSGTTIVNTETGNPGSTVTFTLNVKNTGPNPDTFDLIAWTNGTDAGTPTFGSSLPPGWTVVFKDGANNGVVSNTGIILADSTRTYTAEVTIPVGTSPGDISVWFRSQSPSTGAADNLRDRVTVDTVRGITIQTNNAGQIFPGGSVIYQHILTNTGNVTEGLLGAPNTLAIALANSLDGSAFTSVVYYDVDNNGTIDAGDKIVDTAAGGLLSSVKSDGLPKGESIRLLVKVQAPIGAADGAVNITTITATPAPGVDVGSAGAPAAVSNADATSVIRGNLTIVKEQSVDGGGTWTQEQRSAMPGGQIRYRITVTNVGSADAENIAVNDTVPVHTAYDSSFSATITKGSGSPESFTPPSSSGAGTALLFNIGTLSPTQTAVITFAVKIDE, encoded by the coding sequence ATGAATATGACCAACACCACACCCAGCTCGTCGGCCACGGCCCGGCGCAGGAGTTGCCTGCGCGTGGCCTTTGCCTTACTTGTCCTTGCGAGCTTCGCGCTTTTCGCGCACGCGGCCGCACCGCTCGTTAACACCGCCATCGGCAATCAGGCTTCGGCTACCTACAAGGACGATTCGGGCGTCGAACGCACCGTGCTCTCCAACACCGTCACCACGCTCGTCCAGCAAGTGTATGATCTCGACCTCAAGCAGGACAACGCCCGCACCTCCAATCCAGGCGGCCAGGTGTTTTTTCCGCACACCGTGACCAACCTCGGCAACGGCATCGACACCTTCACCCTAGGGGCGGTCGATGGCGGCGGTGCCACCACGCTCGGCAGCATTGCGATCTACATCGACGCCGACGGTGACGGCAATCCGGACAACTTCACGTCGATCGGCACGACCGGACCGCTGGCGGCGGGCGCATCCTTCCGCTTCATCGTGGCCGCCACTGTGCCCCCCGGAGCCACAGTCGGCAGCGCGGGTACCGTCACTGTCACCGCCACTTCCACCAACGGAGGCGACACGCCGATCGTCGAGACCAACACCGATACCGTCACGCTCACCAACGACGCCGTCCTTCAGGTCACCAAGGCCGCCACCCGCGGCTCCGGCCTGCCTGGGACGCCCGTCAAGTACACGATCACTTACCGCAACATCGGCAACAGCGCCGCCACAAACCTGAAGATTACCGATATCATCCAGCCTGGTCTCACCTACGTGGACGGTAGCGCTCGCTGGTCTGTCAATCCTACCCAGACTCTGACCGATGCCTCCGCCGACACCGAGGCTGTATCCGGCATCGATTACAACTTTGTCGGCACGACCGCAACCTTCGTCATCGCCAGCGTGGCGCCCGGAGTCAGCGGCTATGTCACCGTCGAGGTAACCGTCGATGCAGGCCAGGCGCCTGGCACCATCACCAACACCGCCGACTACGAATTCGAAACCGGCAGCGGTCCGACCACCGTTCCGCTCACGTCCACCAACACCGTGCCCTTCGAGGTCTTGCCCGAAGTCAGCCTCACGTTCGAAGGTCCGGCTACGCCGCTGGAGCCCGTCCCCGCCAGCGGTTCGGTTTCGTTCAACAACGTCCTCACGAACAACGGTACCGGTACCGACACGTTCAACATCGTCGTTGACACAGCCGGCCTCGGCACCGCCGGCAAATTCCCGGCTGGCACCACATTCCAGCTCTTCAAGAGCGATCGTGCCACTCCGCTGACCGACACCAACGGCGACGGCATCCCCGATACCGGGCCAGTGGCAGCCAACGGCACCTACACTGTCGTTCTCCGCGCAAACATCCCCGGCAACGCCGCCGCGACCGACACCACCCTCTCCGTGACCAAGACCGCGACCTCCACCGTGAACCCGATCCAATCTGCCCCCGCCACCGACACCATCGCCGGCATCACCGGCGCGGGTGTCGATCTGCTCGGCCAAAGCCCGGCAACGGACGGCCTCGGTGATAGCGGCACCACTATCGTTAACACCGAGACCGGCAATCCCGGCTCGACCGTGACCTTCACGCTAAACGTAAAAAACACTGGCCCCAATCCCGACACCTTCGACCTGATCGCTTGGACCAACGGCACCGACGCCGGCACCCCGACCTTCGGGAGCAGTCTGCCTCCCGGCTGGACCGTCGTCTTCAAGGATGGCGCCAACAACGGAGTCGTGTCCAACACCGGTATAATCCTTGCCGACAGCACCAGAACCTACACCGCCGAAGTGACCATTCCCGTCGGCACCTCGCCTGGCGACATCTCCGTCTGGTTTCGGTCGCAATCGCCCTCGACCGGAGCGGCCGACAATCTGCGCGACCGCGTCACCGTGGACACCGTCCGCGGCATCACCATCCAAACCAACAACGCAGGTCAGATCTTTCCCGGCGGTTCCGTCATTTACCAGCACATCCTCACCAATACCGGCAATGTCACCGAAGGGCTCCTGGGCGCACCCAACACCCTTGCCATAGCGCTTGCCAACAGCCTCGACGGCTCCGCCTTCACCTCCGTCGTGTATTATGATGTCGACAATAACGGCACCATCGATGCCGGGGATAAGATCGTTGACACCGCCGCCGGTGGACTGCTGTCCAGTGTGAAAAGCGACGGTCTGCCCAAAGGGGAGAGCATCCGTCTCCTCGTCAAGGTGCAGGCTCCGATCGGCGCTGCCGACGGCGCGGTCAATATTACCACGATTACGGCCACACCTGCTCCCGGCGTGGACGTGGGAAGTGCCGGCGCACCCGCCGCCGTGTCCAATGCTGATGCCACCAGCGTCATCCGCGGCAATCTCACCATCGTAAAGGAACAGAGCGTCGATGGCGGCGGCACTTGGACCCAGGAACAGCGCTCGGCCATGCCTGGAGGGCAGATCCGCTACCGGATCACCGTGACCAACGTTGGTTCAGCCGACGCCGAGAATATCGCCGTCAACGACACCGTCCCGGTCCACACCGCCTATGACAGTAGTTTTTCCGCCACCATCACCAAAGGATCGGGATCGCCCGAATCGTTCACGCCTCCTTCCTCAAGCGGCGCGGGCACGGCCCTCCTTTTCAACATAGGCACACTCTCGCCGACCCAGACGGCGGTCATCACCTTCGCGGTCAAGATCGACGAGTAA
- a CDS encoding response regulator transcription factor, with amino-acid sequence MPELMVSIVKLIIIEDQAILRELLVMACLKAIPSAEVKSAPNAKDGLTLCQSLQPAIVLLDIVLPDGDGIDLVSQIRSTVNEVKIIILSSHADEYTLYRSQIAGVNGFVDKNSQTLNILQEAIRTVIDGKSYSCSVVQKVRARVRSDPLAFSKILSEREMELLCLFGRGWSNEEVAAHTRLSPRTARNHRQNIMTKLNLGSTPHLIRYAMEKGFTRIGD; translated from the coding sequence ATGCCAGAACTAATGGTATCGATTGTGAAGCTTATTATCATTGAAGACCAAGCTATATTACGTGAACTCCTTGTAATGGCATGCCTCAAAGCAATCCCTTCGGCGGAGGTGAAAAGTGCACCCAATGCCAAGGATGGATTGACGCTTTGCCAGAGCCTGCAGCCAGCCATCGTTCTACTCGACATAGTGTTGCCCGATGGAGACGGAATTGATCTTGTGTCCCAAATTCGTTCTACGGTGAACGAGGTTAAGATCATTATACTCTCGTCGCACGCCGATGAATATACGCTTTATCGCTCACAAATCGCTGGCGTCAACGGCTTCGTGGACAAGAATAGCCAAACGCTCAATATTTTGCAGGAAGCGATCAGAACTGTCATAGATGGGAAAAGTTATTCATGCTCGGTGGTCCAAAAGGTACGAGCCCGGGTACGTTCTGATCCCCTGGCATTTTCAAAGATTTTATCTGAACGCGAAATGGAGCTTCTCTGTCTTTTTGGGCGCGGCTGGTCCAACGAGGAGGTTGCGGCGCATACTAGACTCAGCCCGCGCACGGCGCGCAACCACCGGCAAAATATCATGACGAAACTCAATCTTGGCTCCACTCCGCATCTCATCCGCTATGCCATGGAAAAAGGCTTTACGCGTATAGGTGACTGA
- a CDS encoding sulfatase-like hydrolase/transferase — protein sequence MNRRRFLRTATTGAAALALGDHFASVASSATGFTPSRDARLPRKPNLLFILTDQQRWDTLACYGNRTINAPTLNALAAQSVVFNHAFVSHPVCTPSRGTLMSGLWPHQSGVTANNIPLPSSTRCYNQLLADPDYRTGYIGKWHLGDELFAQHDFAEWIATEDEYQALFSAGRDKNAKSDYWQFLTGHGQKPDKKNGYFSRTFAVRAPIELGKPAFQATRAVDFLQRHRKDPFILQVSYLEPHTPYESPLHDLYADEDIPLCESYYKDGPDDDIPWRIRLRQMSFSRSKTFSKSPAQLADITRHYYGNISCVDRSVDTILRELERLGLADHTIVVFTSDHGDQMSAHRLWYKEVMYQESLRVPLLMRVPGVRGGARIDAPWSHIDMVPTLLGLLGADKKMISPLSGRDRSAEIQGASIPPTSVFAEWSPNDRDDDGEPGKKRRTKKDIYAANHPDLAKYVDESSRTVITPDGWRLTLSDIDKCQLFNLCDDPTEQHNLYYRVSHRDIVKRLAAEIAMWQQDTGDSLSKALKF from the coding sequence ATGAACCGCCGCCGCTTCCTCCGCACTGCCACCACTGGCGCCGCCGCATTGGCCCTCGGCGACCACTTTGCCAGCGTCGCCTCGTCCGCAACTGGCTTCACGCCCTCGCGCGATGCCCGTCTTCCGCGCAAGCCTAATCTTCTCTTTATCCTCACCGATCAGCAGCGCTGGGACACGCTCGCTTGCTACGGCAATCGCACCATTAATGCTCCCACGCTCAACGCCCTCGCCGCGCAATCCGTTGTGTTCAACCACGCTTTTGTCTCACACCCTGTTTGCACTCCCTCGCGCGGCACACTCATGAGCGGGCTCTGGCCGCACCAGTCTGGAGTCACCGCCAACAACATACCTCTCCCCTCCTCCACCCGCTGTTACAACCAGCTCCTCGCCGATCCCGACTACCGCACCGGTTACATTGGCAAATGGCACCTCGGCGACGAGCTCTTTGCCCAACACGACTTCGCTGAATGGATCGCCACCGAGGACGAATATCAGGCGCTCTTCTCTGCCGGTCGCGACAAAAACGCAAAAAGTGATTACTGGCAGTTTCTCACTGGGCATGGCCAAAAGCCCGACAAGAAAAACGGCTACTTCTCGCGCACATTTGCCGTCCGCGCGCCCATCGAACTCGGCAAACCTGCCTTTCAGGCCACCCGAGCGGTCGATTTTCTCCAACGCCACCGCAAAGATCCCTTCATCCTCCAAGTCAGCTACCTCGAACCGCACACACCTTACGAATCGCCGCTACACGACCTTTATGCCGACGAAGACATTCCGCTCTGTGAGAGCTATTACAAAGACGGTCCCGATGATGATATTCCATGGCGCATCCGGCTCCGTCAGATGAGCTTCTCGCGCAGCAAAACCTTTTCCAAATCGCCCGCGCAACTCGCCGACATCACGCGCCACTACTACGGCAACATCTCATGCGTTGATCGCAGCGTGGATACCATCCTGCGCGAACTCGAACGTCTCGGCCTCGCCGACCACACCATCGTCGTCTTCACCTCCGATCACGGCGACCAGATGAGCGCCCACCGCCTCTGGTATAAGGAAGTCATGTATCAGGAATCCCTTCGTGTGCCGCTTCTCATGCGCGTCCCCGGCGTGCGCGGAGGTGCGCGGATCGACGCTCCTTGGTCGCATATCGACATGGTGCCCACGTTGCTCGGGCTACTCGGCGCAGACAAAAAAATGATCTCTCCCCTTTCCGGGCGTGACCGCTCTGCCGAAATCCAAGGGGCGTCCATTCCCCCCACGTCCGTCTTCGCCGAGTGGAGTCCCAACGACCGCGACGATGACGGCGAACCCGGGAAAAAGCGTCGCACCAAAAAAGACATTTACGCCGCGAACCACCCTGATCTGGCAAAATACGTCGATGAATCCTCGCGCACGGTCATCACTCCGGATGGCTGGCGTCTGACACTCTCCGACATCGACAAATGTCAGCTATTCAACCTCTGTGACGACCCTACCGAGCAGCACAATCTCTACTACCGTGTCTCTCACCGCGATATCGTCAAGCGCCTCGCCGCCGAAATAGCCATGTGGCAACAAGACACCGGCGATAGTCTCAGCAAAGCATTGAAATTTTGA
- a CDS encoding TIR domain-containing protein yields MSIPNVAGFWTGDIFGTNRGGLTLDIKQDGDRITGVAKMHEPALGQYEYTINGVIKDGLSFKLTPGRQTGGLNLGMVQALCQLQADGSIAGRWKSDIGTEGAFTAKRFEPDALVPKMPKNNSVFLVHGQDEGAKHAVARFLEQLGVTPVILQEQINRGLTVIEKFEDFASRAGFAVVLMTPDDYGHQAGHEQDKKPRPRQNVVLELGYFAAHLGRSKTLVLTKGELEMPSDIIGLVYERMDNGQGWKMRLAQELKSAGFTIDLNKALL; encoded by the coding sequence ATGAGTATCCCAAATGTGGCAGGGTTTTGGACGGGAGACATTTTCGGCACCAACCGAGGTGGACTAACTCTCGACATCAAGCAAGACGGAGACCGCATTACAGGAGTCGCCAAAATGCACGAGCCTGCACTTGGCCAATACGAGTATACCATCAACGGCGTCATCAAAGACGGGCTTTCCTTTAAGCTGACGCCCGGAAGGCAAACCGGAGGATTGAATCTCGGCATGGTTCAGGCACTCTGCCAGCTTCAAGCAGATGGCAGCATCGCAGGGCGCTGGAAATCCGATATCGGAACCGAAGGGGCATTCACGGCAAAACGGTTCGAGCCAGATGCGCTTGTGCCCAAGATGCCAAAGAACAATTCGGTGTTCTTGGTTCACGGCCAAGACGAAGGAGCCAAACATGCAGTGGCACGCTTCTTGGAGCAGTTGGGTGTTACTCCTGTAATTCTCCAAGAGCAGATTAACCGGGGACTAACTGTAATTGAAAAATTCGAAGACTTCGCGTCGCGCGCGGGCTTCGCAGTGGTCCTCATGACGCCAGATGACTACGGACACCAAGCGGGACATGAACAGGATAAGAAGCCGCGCCCGCGACAGAACGTAGTGCTCGAATTGGGATACTTCGCCGCTCATCTTGGCCGGAGCAAAACACTCGTGCTCACCAAGGGTGAGTTAGAAATGCCGTCGGACATAATCGGGCTCGTTTACGAGCGCATGGACAACGGCCAAGGCTGGAAAATGAGGCTGGCTCAGGAGCTAAAATCGGCAGGATTCACAATCGACCTTAACAAGGCTCTCCTGTAA
- a CDS encoding response regulator — protein sequence MSSHLSILVVDDFRFNRVLLCGTLTQLGHSVVEAVDAETAYKYLAEVYFDIMFLDWELPGVRGDSVLNHIRHHHPALRVVAITADTSAKMKRHCLEAGVDGFLGKAFDAASVKSMIESVRIPLKRAGDDKSHGTAAPHPAMPSTTASIRMGMDARVGKPHHKVPPAGTQGSASVPLPPPFINETSATNPQAPGAHLTAIIQAALANYTSCFPGGVAEALRHCVEQFDNEWKCLVSAIRHGQRIEAIIAAHNLGSLAAILDVSAVRRAARKCENALRSGASLSDPLLQEPLAALSIVLKEIQRDLARDKSTM from the coding sequence ATGTCTAGCCATCTTTCAATACTCGTCGTAGACGATTTCAGATTCAACCGTGTCCTCCTCTGCGGCACACTCACGCAGTTGGGGCACAGTGTTGTCGAGGCCGTCGACGCAGAAACGGCATACAAGTACCTCGCAGAGGTGTATTTTGATATAATGTTTCTCGATTGGGAATTGCCCGGGGTCAGGGGCGACTCTGTGTTGAACCATATTCGGCATCATCACCCGGCGTTGCGCGTCGTTGCTATCACAGCAGACACAAGCGCCAAAATGAAACGGCACTGTCTGGAAGCAGGGGTTGATGGTTTCCTCGGCAAGGCATTTGACGCCGCCAGCGTGAAATCAATGATCGAGTCGGTCCGCATTCCGCTCAAACGAGCCGGTGATGATAAAAGTCACGGCACCGCCGCCCCCCATCCCGCCATGCCTTCCACCACCGCAAGTATTCGCATGGGCATGGATGCAAGGGTGGGCAAGCCACACCATAAAGTGCCCCCGGCGGGTACGCAAGGATCCGCATCCGTCCCCCTGCCTCCGCCCTTCATTAATGAAACATCTGCCACCAACCCACAAGCGCCGGGCGCTCACCTTACCGCGATCATCCAGGCGGCGTTGGCCAATTATACCAGTTGTTTTCCCGGCGGAGTCGCGGAAGCGTTGCGCCATTGCGTGGAGCAATTCGACAACGAGTGGAAATGCCTCGTTAGCGCAATCCGCCATGGTCAACGCATTGAAGCCATTATTGCCGCGCACAATCTCGGCTCATTAGCTGCAATTTTGGATGTGTCCGCCGTCCGTCGTGCAGCCCGCAAGTGTGAAAACGCGTTGCGTAGCGGTGCCTCCCTGAGCGACCCCTTATTGCAGGAGCCACTGGCTGCCCTCTCTATTGTCCTCAAGGAAATACAACGTGATCTCGCTCGCGACAAGTCGACAATGTAG
- a CDS encoding transposase, translated as MVFLGESAAKTNLTRLRGHSPKGERLVCHAPCGHWRTTTMISSVRSDGTTACMTIEGATNTEVFQAYVREILLCCKETTG; from the coding sequence CTGGTCTTCCTCGGCGAGTCCGCGGCCAAGACGAACCTGACGCGCCTGCGCGGCCATTCGCCCAAGGGCGAACGGCTGGTTTGCCATGCCCCCTGTGGGCATTGGCGCACCACCACGATGATCTCTTCGGTGCGATCGGATGGGACTACCGCCTGTATGACCATTGAGGGAGCGACCAACACCGAGGTTTTTCAGGCCTATGTCCGGGAGATCCTCCTATGCTGCAAAGAAACGACGGGATAG